The DNA sequence CCTGATGATCCGGGAGCGGGCGCTGCGCAATCTCCTCTGATTGCCCCCCGCGCTTCCCGTACATCCGAGCCGTTCCCGCACATCCCTTTACTTCCCGTACATCTCACCTCGAAAACTCTGCGCCACACAGCAAAGTTCCCGATCCTGAGGAGTCCCGTGCAGAATTTCCCCGCAGCCCCCGACTCCCCAGGCCCCCACTTCCCGGACACCGTGCCCCCGTCGCCCCAGCACCCGTGCACGCCGCCCGAACTGAACTGCCCGACCTGGGATTTCGCCGCCCGCCGCCTGCTCGCCAAGATGCTCGGCGAGTTTGCGTACGAGGAGATCATCACCCCGGTCCCCGCCCCGGCGGCCTCCGGAGACGCCTGGACGCTGACCCTCGACGACGGCAGCAGCCTCGGCTTCCGGGCCCGCCGCCGCTCGTACGGCAGCTGGCACGTCACACCCGACACGATCACCCTCACCCCGCAGCCCGCCGAACCCGGGTCGCCGTCCGCCTTCGGGGACCCGTACGCCTTCCTCATCCGCGCGCGCACGCTCCTCGGCCTCGACGGCGCCACCCTCGGCCACCTCGTCCGCGAGCTCAGCGCCACCCTCGCCGCCGACGCCCGCATCGACCACACCGGGCTCACCGCGGACGTCCTCGCCGACCTCGACTACGCGGCCCTCGAAGGCCACCAGACCGGCCACCCCTGGCTCGTCCTCAACAAGGGGCGGATCGGACTCTCCGCCTCCGACACCGCCGCCTGGGCGCCCGAGGCCCGCACCGCCCAGCGTCTGCCCTGGCTCGCCGCGCACAGCTCCCTCGCGCACTACCGCGGCACCGCCGGCCTGGAGGACCCCGCCCGCCTCTACTCCGCCGAGCTCGACCCCGTCACCCGCGCCCTCTTCGACCGGACCCTGCGCGACCGCGGTCTCGACCCGCTCGGCTACCTCTACCTCCCCGTCCACCCCTGGCAGTGGGACGAGGTCGTCCTGCCCCTCTTCGCGCCGGCCCTCGCCGCCGGCACCTTGGTCCCGCTCCCCGCCGACCCCGACCTCCGCCTCCCCCAGCAGTCGATCCGCACCTTCCTCAACCTCACCCGCCCCGACCGCCACAGCGTCAAACTGCCGCTCTCCGTCTTCAACACGATGGTCTGGCGCGGCCTGCCCTCGGACCTGGCCCTCGCGGCGCCCGCCGTCACCGCCTGGATCCACTCCCTGCGCGACGGAGACCCCTTCCTGCGCGAGGAATGCGGGGTGATCCTGCTCGGCGAGGTCGCCTCCGTCACGGTCCGCCACCCCGTCTACGACGCGCTCCCCGAAGTCCCGTACCAGTACAAGGAGCTCCTCGGCGCGATCTGGCGCGAGCCGCTGACCGGACACCTCGCCGCCGGGGAGCGGGCCCGCACCCTCTCCTCGCTGCTGCACACCGATCCCCGCGGCCGGTCCTTCACCGCCGAGCTCGTCGCGCGCTCCGGCCTGACCCCCACGGTCTGGCTCCAGCGCCTCTTCGCCGCCCTGCTGCCTCCGCTGCTCCGCTTCCTGTACCGCTACGGCACCGTGTTCTCCCCGCACGGCGAGAACGCCGTCGTGATCTTCGACGAGCACGACGTCCCGGTCCGGCTCGCGATCAAGGACTTCGTGGACGACGTCAACATCAGCGCCGAACCGCTGCCCGAGCTGGCGTCCATGCCCGACGAGGTCCGTGCGGTCCTGCCCACCGAGCCCGCGGACTTCCTGCCCCAGTTCATCCACTCCGGGCTCTTCGTCGGTGTCTTCCGCTACCTCTCCGCCCTCTGTGAGGACCGGCTCGGGGTTCCGGAAGACACGTTCTGGTCCCTC is a window from the Streptomyces sp. NBC_01244 genome containing:
- a CDS encoding IucA/IucC family protein, with product MQNFPAAPDSPGPHFPDTVPPSPQHPCTPPELNCPTWDFAARRLLAKMLGEFAYEEIITPVPAPAASGDAWTLTLDDGSSLGFRARRRSYGSWHVTPDTITLTPQPAEPGSPSAFGDPYAFLIRARTLLGLDGATLGHLVRELSATLAADARIDHTGLTADVLADLDYAALEGHQTGHPWLVLNKGRIGLSASDTAAWAPEARTAQRLPWLAAHSSLAHYRGTAGLEDPARLYSAELDPVTRALFDRTLRDRGLDPLGYLYLPVHPWQWDEVVLPLFAPALAAGTLVPLPADPDLRLPQQSIRTFLNLTRPDRHSVKLPLSVFNTMVWRGLPSDLALAAPAVTAWIHSLRDGDPFLREECGVILLGEVASVTVRHPVYDALPEVPYQYKELLGAIWREPLTGHLAAGERARTLSSLLHTDPRGRSFTAELVARSGLTPTVWLQRLFAALLPPLLRFLYRYGTVFSPHGENAVVIFDEHDVPVRLAIKDFVDDVNISAEPLPELASMPDEVRAVLPTEPADFLPQFIHSGLFVGVFRYLSALCEDRLGVPEDTFWSLVRAEILRHQARFPELKERYELFDLLGERIVRLCLNRNRLYEDGYRDRPDRPNAVRYGTVPNPLHRS